A window of Mangifera indica cultivar Alphonso chromosome 11, CATAS_Mindica_2.1, whole genome shotgun sequence contains these coding sequences:
- the LOC123229904 gene encoding splicing factor 3B subunit 4 isoform X3: MSGNSRCNIYIGNLDERVSERVLYDILIQAGRVVDLYIPRDKETDKPKGYAFAEYESQEIADYAIKLFNGLVTLYNRTLRFAFSGQDKNSQNSSATVTPSSRKSRTDPIPLRVSNMEISPQSTRISAPFRISTNPASIFSPEEPPPPGVTVTHQSNEDGTHISGGNYECSRRVFGSTLDSINHSRSRRYDSSVPWILGLQQTNSCYFNSCIKQEPLSLFV; encoded by the exons ATGTCCGGGAACTCCCGCTGCAACATCTACATAG GGAATTTGGATGAGAGAGTGAGCGAGAGAGTTCTGtatgatattttaatacaaGCAGGGAGAGTGGTGGATTTGTATATTCCACGAGACAAAGAAACTGATAAGCCAAAAGGTTATGCATTTGCTGAATACGAATCGCAGGAGATTGCTGACTATGCTATCAAACTTTTTAATGGACTTGTCACTCTCTATAATCGGACTCTTAGATTTGCT TTTTCTGGGCAAGACAAGAATTCTCAAAATTCGTCTGCAACAGTCACTCCATCTTCTCGTAAATCTAGGACTGACCCTATACCTCTACGAGTTAGCAATATGGAAATTTCTCCTCAGTCGACAAGGATATCAGCACCCTTTAGGATATCAACTAACCCTGCTAGCATTTTTTCTCCTGAAG AGCCGCCTCCACCTGGTGTAACTGTAACACACCAGAGTAATGAGGATGGAACACATATCAGTGGTGGCAATTATGAGTGCAGTCGAAGGGTTTTTGGCTCAACATTGGATAGTATTAACCACTCTAGATCTCGCCGCTATGACTCAA GTGTCCCATGGATCTTAGGGTTGCAGCAAACGAATTCATGCTACTTCAATTCATGCATTAAACAGGAGcctttgagtttgtttgtgtaA
- the LOC123229904 gene encoding splicing factor 3B subunit 4 isoform X2 yields MSGNSRCNIYIGNLDERVSERVLYDILIQAGRVVDLYIPRDKETDKPKGYAFAEYESQEIADYAIKLFNGLVTLYNRTLRFAFSGQDKNSQNSSATVTPSSRKSRTDPIPLRVSNMEISPQSTRISAPFRISTNPASIFSPEEPPPPGVTVTHQSNEDGTHISGGNYECSRRVFGSTLDSINHSRSRRYDSRYDEWYSCIEYMQLEGVPWILGLQQTNSCYFNSCIKQEPLSLFV; encoded by the exons ATGTCCGGGAACTCCCGCTGCAACATCTACATAG GGAATTTGGATGAGAGAGTGAGCGAGAGAGTTCTGtatgatattttaatacaaGCAGGGAGAGTGGTGGATTTGTATATTCCACGAGACAAAGAAACTGATAAGCCAAAAGGTTATGCATTTGCTGAATACGAATCGCAGGAGATTGCTGACTATGCTATCAAACTTTTTAATGGACTTGTCACTCTCTATAATCGGACTCTTAGATTTGCT TTTTCTGGGCAAGACAAGAATTCTCAAAATTCGTCTGCAACAGTCACTCCATCTTCTCGTAAATCTAGGACTGACCCTATACCTCTACGAGTTAGCAATATGGAAATTTCTCCTCAGTCGACAAGGATATCAGCACCCTTTAGGATATCAACTAACCCTGCTAGCATTTTTTCTCCTGAAG AGCCGCCTCCACCTGGTGTAACTGTAACACACCAGAGTAATGAGGATGGAACACATATCAGTGGTGGCAATTATGAGTGCAGTCGAAGGGTTTTTGGCTCAACATTGGATAGTATTAACCACTCTAGATCTCGCCGCTATGACTCAAG GTATGACGAGTGGTACAGTTGCATTGAGTACATGCAATTGGAAG GTGTCCCATGGATCTTAGGGTTGCAGCAAACGAATTCATGCTACTTCAATTCATGCATTAAACAGGAGcctttgagtttgtttgtgtaA
- the LOC123229904 gene encoding splicing factor 3B subunit 4 isoform X4, translating to MSGNSRCNIYIGNLDERVSERVLYDILIQAGRVVDLYIPRDKETDKPKGYAFAEYESQEIADYAIKLFNGLVTLYNRTLRFAFSGQDKNSQNSSATVTPSSRKSRTDPIPLRVSNMEISPQSTRISAPFRISTNPASIFSPEEPPPPGVTVTHQSNEDGTHISGGNYECSRRVFGSTLDSINHSRSRRYDSRYDEWYSCIEYMQLEGASRTSTE from the exons ATGTCCGGGAACTCCCGCTGCAACATCTACATAG GGAATTTGGATGAGAGAGTGAGCGAGAGAGTTCTGtatgatattttaatacaaGCAGGGAGAGTGGTGGATTTGTATATTCCACGAGACAAAGAAACTGATAAGCCAAAAGGTTATGCATTTGCTGAATACGAATCGCAGGAGATTGCTGACTATGCTATCAAACTTTTTAATGGACTTGTCACTCTCTATAATCGGACTCTTAGATTTGCT TTTTCTGGGCAAGACAAGAATTCTCAAAATTCGTCTGCAACAGTCACTCCATCTTCTCGTAAATCTAGGACTGACCCTATACCTCTACGAGTTAGCAATATGGAAATTTCTCCTCAGTCGACAAGGATATCAGCACCCTTTAGGATATCAACTAACCCTGCTAGCATTTTTTCTCCTGAAG AGCCGCCTCCACCTGGTGTAACTGTAACACACCAGAGTAATGAGGATGGAACACATATCAGTGGTGGCAATTATGAGTGCAGTCGAAGGGTTTTTGGCTCAACATTGGATAGTATTAACCACTCTAGATCTCGCCGCTATGACTCAAG GTATGACGAGTGGTACAGTTGCATTGAGTACATGCAATTGGAAG GTGCTTCCCGCACCAGTACAGAATGA
- the LOC123229904 gene encoding splicing factor 3B subunit 4 isoform X1 produces MSGNSRCNIYIGNLDERVSERVLYDILIQAGRVVDLYIPRDKETDKPKGYAFAEYESQEIADYAIKLFNGLVTLYNRTLRFAFSGQDKNSQNSSATVTPSSRKSRTDPIPLRVSNMEISPQSTRISAPFRISTNPASIFSPEEPPPPGVTVTHQSNEDGTHISGGNYECSRRVFGSTLDSINHSRSRRYDSSMTSGTVALSTCNWKTGKYCQRLEEFLVAASCSCIASLIHGCAFQVLPAPVQNEV; encoded by the exons ATGTCCGGGAACTCCCGCTGCAACATCTACATAG GGAATTTGGATGAGAGAGTGAGCGAGAGAGTTCTGtatgatattttaatacaaGCAGGGAGAGTGGTGGATTTGTATATTCCACGAGACAAAGAAACTGATAAGCCAAAAGGTTATGCATTTGCTGAATACGAATCGCAGGAGATTGCTGACTATGCTATCAAACTTTTTAATGGACTTGTCACTCTCTATAATCGGACTCTTAGATTTGCT TTTTCTGGGCAAGACAAGAATTCTCAAAATTCGTCTGCAACAGTCACTCCATCTTCTCGTAAATCTAGGACTGACCCTATACCTCTACGAGTTAGCAATATGGAAATTTCTCCTCAGTCGACAAGGATATCAGCACCCTTTAGGATATCAACTAACCCTGCTAGCATTTTTTCTCCTGAAG AGCCGCCTCCACCTGGTGTAACTGTAACACACCAGAGTAATGAGGATGGAACACATATCAGTGGTGGCAATTATGAGTGCAGTCGAAGGGTTTTTGGCTCAACATTGGATAGTATTAACCACTCTAGATCTCGCCGCTATGACTCAA GTATGACGAGTGGTACAGTTGCATTGAGTACATGCAATTGGAAG ACTGGAAAATATTGTCAGAGACTTGAAGAATTTCTGGTGGCTGCAAGCTGCTCCTGCATTGCTAGCTTAATCCATGGCTGTGCTTTTCAGGTGCTTCCCGCACCAGTACAGAATGAAGTGTAG